The Streptomyces tubercidicus DNA segment CGGCCTCCAGCCCCACCTCCACTTCGTACCGGACTCGGCCGACGTGTTGTCCAGGGTCAAGGCGGTCACCGCCGGTGGCCTCGCCTTCGTCCTGTGTTGGGAAGGGGGAGCACGGCTCGGACGGTGCCTGCGCGCCGAGTGCGCCCGCGCCTATGTGGACACGTCCAGGAACGGGCGGCGGCGGTACTGCACGGCACGCTGCGGGAACACCGAAGCGGTGATGCGCCACCGCTCCCGGCAGCCGGGCGGCAGGCGTTAGCGGTGGAGGACGTCCGCGCGGCAGGTGATGAGGAAGGCCCCAGTCGGTCTCCCTCATCACCTGCCCGCCGCGAAGCCCGTCTCCCTAGGGCTTGTCCGCCGCGAAGTCCGGCCCGACCGTCAGCGTCAGCGCGCCCGGTGCCGCGTCGGCCGACTCCGTCGCCTTGGTGCCGGGGAGGCGGCCGGTGAGCACGGCGCTCTGTGCCTTGAGCGCGGCCGGGTAGGTGAGCGTGGTCTTGTCCGCCGCCGGGGAGTTGCCGGTGGCGATGACCGAGAAGCCGAGCTTGCGCAGCTGCTCGGCGACGGCCGCCGCCCGGCCCGGGACGCCGGTCCCGTTGAGCACCCGGACCCGCACGGAACGGGCGGTCACCGGGTTCTTGGCGTCCTCGGCGAACTTCTTCTTCGCGGCGGCGCCGACCTCCCGGTCGTGCGCGAGATCGCTGAACAGCCCGCCGGCCTGTGGGTACTGCCACACGACATTGGCCTTGTCGGTGGGGACGTCGGCCTCGCGCGAGTAGTTGGGGACGGTCAGGAAGGTGAGGCGCTTGCTGGGGACTTCCTGGACGGTCGCGGCCAGGTCGTACAGCGGTTTGATCCCGGCCAGGGATTTGTCGGTGGTGATGGACTTGGTGGCCGACTCCAGGAAGTCGTATAGCTCACCGGGGCTGGTGAGCTTCGACTGGGCCTTCTCGGACAGCGCCTTCATGAACTCCTGCTGGCGGCCGATCCGGCCGAGGTCGGAGCCGTCGCCGACGCTGTAACGGGTGCGGACGTAGCCGAGCGCCTTCTCGTCCCGGACGGTCTGGCAGCCCGCTTCCATGTCGAGGTGGGCCTTCTTGTCGTGGATGGCGTACTTGGGGCAGACCTCTATGCCGCCCAGCGCGTTGACCATCCCCTTGAAGCCCTGGAAGTCGACCGAGGTGAAGTGGTCGATACGCAGCCCGGTGTTCTTCTCGACGGTCTTGATGGTGCAGGCCGCGGCCTTGCGGATGTCGCCGGAGTCACCGCCGATCGAGAACGCTTCGTTGATCTTGAAGTGGTGCGGTGACGATTTCGAGCCGTTGCCGCGGACGCAGGCGGGGATCTGCACCCAGGAGTCCCGGGGGAAGGACACCGCGGTGGCCCACTTACGGTTGGCGGCGATATGCAGCACCATCAGCGTGTCCGACTGCATGGTCGTCAGGTTCTTGCCGTATTTGGCGTTGGCGCCGGCACGGCTGTCGGAGCCGACGACCAGGACATTCTTGGAGCCGGGGCTGAGGTTGGCCGGGCGGTCGCCGTCGAGGCCGATGTCCACGCCGCGGATGTTGCCGTCCAGCTTCTGGTAGACCCACGCACCGACGCCGGCCGTGGCGAGCAGCAGGACGCCGAGCACGCCGCCGGTCCAGGCGACGATGCGGCCCCGGCGGGTCATCCGCAGCGCGCCCGTCCCGCCTGCCCTACGGGAGCCCTCCCCGCGGCGACGGCCGGATCCGGAGGGTTTACGGCGCGAGCCGCTGCCGGACGTGCCGGATGCGCCGTCGGCGCCCCGTCGGGCCGTCTGCTGGTGCGTCTGCCTGTCATGCACGCCGGTGGCCCTTCTGGTCCCTCTGGTCCTTCTGATGCTGGTGATGCGGGCGGTGCGATACGGGCGAGGAGGTGACCCCGGCCCCGGCCCCGGACTCGCACCCGGCCGCAGCGGCCGGTGTGACCGGCGGCCTCGGCAGGGCGCGCCGGGTCAGATACCGGCACTCGGCAGCAGCAGGATGGACTCGGGGTCGTAACGCCGCCACTGCGGACAAGCGCCGGGCAGGGTGCGCAGCCGGCACCACAGCTCGCCCGCGGCGTCCGTCCACCAGGCGCTGATCCGGCCCAACGTCCATCTGCCGTCCGGGTATTGGACCTCCACCGGCTGATAGACCCATCGCACCTCCGCTTCTGGAGGCGGGCAGTCCCAGGTCAGGAGTCCACACCTCGTCGCCATCTCCCCCTCCGGCCACGCCTGTTGTACATGTGCGCGCACTCTACCGGCACGTTTTACAGCGTCGTAGAAGTTGTCTGTTGTGGAGCGTGCGCGGCCCGGTGGGCCGTGTCCGGCCCGGGGAGGTCAGGGATCAGTGTGCACTCAGAGCGGCGTTGCCGCCTTCAGAACGACGAGCAGCGCAACCGCTGCGTTGAGCGCGGAGAGTGCGGAGGCGGCCGTGCCCGCCGCGGCGACCAGCGCCGCCAGGCCCGCCGGGGTCAGCGCCGGCGGCCACGGGCGGACCGGCGGCACGGGGGCGAGCAGCGCCGCCACCCGGCGTGGCACCGGCCCCGGTTCGGGCGAGGCGAACTGCGCCATCCCCTTGGCCGGCGCGGGCCGTCCGACCAGCGCCGCCCGGCCCACGGCGCGGGCGGTCAGCCGCCGGTCGCCGACCGCCCGCGCCGCCTCCTCGTCCGCCCAGCGCTCGGTGGCGAAGGCGACCGCGGAACGCAGCGGCAGCAGCAGCGGGTTGACGCAGCCGGCCAGGCGTACGACGAGCAGCGAGCGGTGATGACGGCAGCTCAGATGTGCCCGCTCATGGGCGAACAGGGCGCGCCGCTCATCCCCGTCCAGGCTGCGCAGCATGCCGCGGGAGACCGCGATCCGGCCGGGCCGGGCCCGGCGTCCGGGACGGGCGGGGGTGCCGGGCACGGCGTAGGCGTACGGCTCGTCGTCCGGCAGCACCGCGGGATCGGCGCCCGCCGGCAGTGCCTCCAGCGCACGGTGGGCGCGGGTCCGGACCCGGCCGTACCGGCGCAGCGCGGTGCCGCAGACGGTGAGCGCCGCGGCCAGCGCCGGGATGGCGGCGGCACCGGCGACCTCGGCATACGGGACGGCGGCCCGCACCTGGGGGTCCGACCAGCCGTCGGGCAGCGGATTGCCGGGCAGTTGGGCGGTGCCGACGACCATCAGCAGTACGAGGCAGAGGGTGCTGCACAGGCCGAGGACCGCGGCGAGCAGGGTCAGCAGCCGGGTGGTGGTGCGCGGGTGGAGGTGCTGTTCCGCGAGCCGGGCGATCGGCAGCGCGGTGAGCGGCAGGACCAGCGGCAGGAACACGAAGACGCCCACCGGTCAGCCTCCGCGTGCTTCGTCCGAGGGGTCGTCCGCCGCGGCGGGGTCCTCGGCCGTGGCACGGTCGAGGAGCGTGCGCAGCAGCTGCTCGTCCTGTGCGGAGAGCGCGGAGACAAAGCTGGTCAGTACGGCGTCCCGGTCCGGTTCGCCGTCCAGTACGCGGCGCATCCGCAGCGCCGCCAGACCGGCCTCGTCGGCGGCCGGGATCCAGACATAGGCGCGGCCGGACCGCTCACGGGTGACGGCCTGCTTGGCGTGCAGCCGGGACAGGATGGTCATCACGGTTGTGTACGCGAGGTCGCCGCCGAGCCGCTCCTGTACCCAGGCGGCGGTGGCCGGGCCCGCCGCCTCGTGTAGCGCGGCCAGCACCTGGGCCTCCAGCTGGCCCTGTCCGCGGCGGCGGGTGCGCGCCCGTCCGGAGCCGCCGTATCCCCCCGCTCCAGGGGTTCCGCTGTCGCCCGGCGCCTTCCCGAAGGGTCTGCCGAAGGACTTCCCGCCCACTGTCGTCGCCTCCCGTCGCACCGGGTGCCCCGTCGGCCGGGACGTCCCGGCATCTTACTGAGTGGCCGAATCCGGACGGTGGTTCGTCCAGCCCGGAGTCCATGCCGTCGATACCCGCCGCCATACTTCTACACTCCTGTAGATTTTGAGGCTCACCCGGAACGCAGGCAACACCTGGAGGGAAGCCATGGGAGTCTCGCTGGGCAAGGGCGGCAACGTCTCCTTGTCGAAGGAAGCACCCGGACTGACCGCGGTCACCGTCGGCCTCGGCTGGGACGTCCGCACGACCACGGGCACGGACTACGACCTGGACGCCAGCGCGCTGCTGTGCACCGAGGCGGGCAAGGTCGCCTCGGACGCGCACTTCGTCTTCTACAACAACCTCACCAGCCCCGACGGCTCGGTGCAGCACACCGGCGACAACCTGACCGGCGAGGGCGAGGGGGACGATGAGTCCATCGACGTCACGCTGTCGGGAGTGCCCGCCGAGATCGCAAAGATCGTCTTTCCGGTCTCCATTCATGAGGCGGAGAGCCGGGGGCAGAGTTTCGGCCAGGTCCGCAATGCGTTCATCCGCGTCGTCAACCAGGCGGACGGGGCGGAGCTGGCGCGTTACGACCTGAGCGAGGACGCCTCGGCCGAGACCGCGATGGTCTTCGGCGAGCTCTACCGGCACGGCGCGGAGTGGAAGTTCCGTGCGGTGGGCCAGGGCTATGCGTCCGGGCTGGCCGGCATCGCGGCGGACTTCGGCGTCAACGTCTGAGACGCGCCCTTCGGGCGGGGGAGGGCGGCCGCCTCGGCGCCGCCGCCCCTCTCCGGCTCCCTTGCCGGGCCGCCCGTCGCATGGCCATGACGAGGGGGCGTCTACAACCTTGTAGAACGTGCCTGGCCGTGGCTCTCTCGACGCGGAGCACCCTGCTATCACCGGCTATAAGGGGATTTGCCGGGCCGGTGCGGGGTACCGTGAAGACACCAAGGGACTCGGGGACCACAACACCGGACGCGTCGCAGCTGCGGCCCGTCCGAGTGAGGTGAGGACCATGCAGACTCTGTGGACCGTGGTCGTGCTGCTGGCGCTGGTGGCGCTGGGGGCCCTCTTCATCGCCCGGGTCAATGCCCAGGGGACCGGGCGGATGCCCACCCACCGGTACGCGGACTGGAAGCAGTCCGTACGGCAGCGGATGCACAAGCGGCCGCATGACGAGGCCGGCTCCGAAACACCGGTGGCCGGCCCACCGCCGCCCTCCGGCAAGGCGGGAAACGACCTGTGACGTCCACCGCCCGCAGCGGCCGCACCGCCCCGTCGGCCCACGACTACGACGGGAGTTCCCCCTTCCCTGACGGCGGCACCGAATCCCCGCCGAGCAGCGGTCGGCGGATGTATGTCACCGTGACCGGCATCATCGTCGTCGCCCCGTTCGTCGGCCTGGCCGTCGGGATCCCCCTCCTCTGGGGCAGCGTCGTCCACCTCACCGACCTCGTCCTGCTGGCCGTCTTCTACGTCATCAGCGGTCTGGGCGTCACCATCGGCTTCCACCGCGGCCTCACCCACGGCAGCTATACGGCCGCCCCCGCCCTGCGTATTGCGCTCGCCGTCGCCGGCTCGCTCAGCTTCCAGGGCGATGTCATCGACTGGGTCGCCACGCACCGCCGCCACCACGCCTATACCGATCGCCCCGGCGATCCGCACTCGCCCTACCGCTACGGCACCAGCCTGCGCGGTCAGTTGCGCGGTCTGGTCCACTCGCACATCGGCTGGCTGTTCGGCGACGACCCCACCTCGCACCGCCGCTTCGCGCCCGATCTGCTCGCCGACCCGGGGATCCGCGCGGTGGACCGGGCCTTTCCCCTGCTGTGTCTGCTCACGCTCGGCCTGCCGTTCGCGCTGGGCTGGGCGCTCGGCGGCTCCTGGGTCACCGCGCTGACCGCTCTGCTGTGGGCGGGGTTCATCCGTATCGCGCTGCTGCACCACGTCACCTGGAGCGTCAATTCGCTCTGCCATGTCATCGGCGAGCGGCCGTTCCGCACCCGGCGCCATGACCGGGCGACCAATCTGTGGCCGCTGGCCCTGCTGTCGTTCGGCGAGAGCTGGCACAACCTGCACCACGCCGACCCGACCTGC contains these protein-coding regions:
- a CDS encoding BlaI/MecI/CopY family transcriptional regulator; amino-acid sequence: MEAQVLAALHEAAGPATAAWVQERLGGDLAYTTVMTILSRLHAKQAVTRERSGRAYVWIPAADEAGLAALRMRRVLDGEPDRDAVLTSFVSALSAQDEQLLRTLLDRATAEDPAAADDPSDEARGG
- a CDS encoding acyl-CoA desaturase — translated: MTSTARSGRTAPSAHDYDGSSPFPDGGTESPPSSGRRMYVTVTGIIVVAPFVGLAVGIPLLWGSVVHLTDLVLLAVFYVISGLGVTIGFHRGLTHGSYTAAPALRIALAVAGSLSFQGDVIDWVATHRRHHAYTDRPGDPHSPYRYGTSLRGQLRGLVHSHIGWLFGDDPTSHRRFAPDLLADPGIRAVDRAFPLLCLLTLGLPFALGWALGGSWVTALTALLWAGFIRIALLHHVTWSVNSLCHVIGERPFRTRRHDRATNLWPLALLSFGESWHNLHHADPTCARHGVDRGQLDISAAVIRLFERLGWVRDVRWPDPDRVAARRLRSTA
- a CDS encoding M56 family metallopeptidase — its product is MGVFVFLPLVLPLTALPIARLAEQHLHPRTTTRLLTLLAAVLGLCSTLCLVLLMVVGTAQLPGNPLPDGWSDPQVRAAVPYAEVAGAAAIPALAAALTVCGTALRRYGRVRTRAHRALEALPAGADPAVLPDDEPYAYAVPGTPARPGRRARPGRIAVSRGMLRSLDGDERRALFAHERAHLSCRHHRSLLVVRLAGCVNPLLLPLRSAVAFATERWADEEAARAVGDRRLTARAVGRAALVGRPAPAKGMAQFASPEPGPVPRRVAALLAPVPPVRPWPPALTPAGLAALVAAAGTAASALSALNAAVALLVVLKAATPL
- a CDS encoding TerD family protein; amino-acid sequence: MGVSLGKGGNVSLSKEAPGLTAVTVGLGWDVRTTTGTDYDLDASALLCTEAGKVASDAHFVFYNNLTSPDGSVQHTGDNLTGEGEGDDESIDVTLSGVPAEIAKIVFPVSIHEAESRGQSFGQVRNAFIRVVNQADGAELARYDLSEDASAETAMVFGELYRHGAEWKFRAVGQGYASGLAGIAADFGVNV
- a CDS encoding LCP family protein, whose amino-acid sequence is MTRRGRIVAWTGGVLGVLLLATAGVGAWVYQKLDGNIRGVDIGLDGDRPANLSPGSKNVLVVGSDSRAGANAKYGKNLTTMQSDTLMVLHIAANRKWATAVSFPRDSWVQIPACVRGNGSKSSPHHFKINEAFSIGGDSGDIRKAAACTIKTVEKNTGLRIDHFTSVDFQGFKGMVNALGGIEVCPKYAIHDKKAHLDMEAGCQTVRDEKALGYVRTRYSVGDGSDLGRIGRQQEFMKALSEKAQSKLTSPGELYDFLESATKSITTDKSLAGIKPLYDLAATVQEVPSKRLTFLTVPNYSREADVPTDKANVVWQYPQAGGLFSDLAHDREVGAAAKKKFAEDAKNPVTARSVRVRVLNGTGVPGRAAAVAEQLRKLGFSVIATGNSPAADKTTLTYPAALKAQSAVLTGRLPGTKATESADAAPGALTLTVGPDFAADKP